A part of Haliotis asinina isolate JCU_RB_2024 chromosome 10, JCU_Hal_asi_v2, whole genome shotgun sequence genomic DNA contains:
- the LOC137297686 gene encoding vitelline envelope sperm lysin receptor-like isoform X1 encodes MARGTNLLLVCGLLATCIARPGLASDHRHHRLRLNIDCGSSPEDISVVVVGNVIVPNEPYLTKVVIKCREGVKLFTKDYSNHHNNIQYVFYATIHTTGIAHPCTFEAPNVVPGTNIQRYTATLSLHWSDYRQSHYQVKCDSNPFTTPSAPGSGISPRQSESRTDSKQFHRQTPQNTNVSPKYGSPSISTTATSPKTNGPTTSTTTSTTRLSTETSSVSGSTELGRQRKEDYVLLIEPYCGSSDRNDAWIEIVTDLNLDVVGICKDNVTVPFTSKDRIHFSLRVLYDGSKSAADQCVFQKRKNSKVYNLRVEISRGNVNKYIHTRKRDYQVTCTFEDFANKTSLASRSLWRLIAPKELQSHQGAKASSVITMDVVDILSRRIHRIPLGKKIRLRLISDGAAGELGIRPSSCDIVGSATAHRYALLRAGCGDGIIFPRGSGFTSNGLKAVSPYFESVGLSEASHLMFECNYTLCTSVCNGSSCENERRRRDDVEYRLVNVHRSTEKSSSIHKVVTTISYVKPPSSSLVSPLHSPGITSQMSTTRKLGNTAACTTVTSPGGGNRHHAKISPLVALASLGFVVVISLVVAVYLFRQRSLRYIEIHSKV; translated from the exons GGACGAACCTACTACTAGTTTGTGGGTTACTTGCAACTTGTATCGCCAGACCCGGCTTG GCCAGCGACCATCGCCATCACAGACTCAGACTGAATATCGACTGCGGCTCCAGCCCTGAGGACATAAGTGTGGTGGTTGTGGGAAATGTAATAGTTCCAAACGAACCATATCTGACAAAGGTTGTGATAAAGTGCAGAGAAGGAGTCAAATTGTTCACGAAAGACTACagcaaccaccacaacaacatccaGTACGTATTCTATGCGACAATACACACAACAGGAATTGCCCATCCATGTACTTTTGAAGCCCCCAACGTAGTTCCAGGGACAAACATTCAGAGGTATACAGCAACTCTGAGTCTTCACTGGTCAGACTACCGACAAAGTCATTATCAGGTAAAATGCGATTCAAATCCTTTCACGACACCATCAGCCCCTGGAAGTGGTATTTCACCGAGGCAAAGTGAGTCCAGGACTGATTCAAAGCAGTTTCATAGACAAACACCCCAAAACACCAATGTCTCACCAAAATATGGATCACCTTCAATCTCTACCACAGCGACCTCTCCTAAGACAAATGGGCCCACAACCTCAACCACCACGTCAACAACGCGTTTATCAACTGAAACGTCGAGCGTATCCGGATCTACTGAACTCGGCCGTCAAAGGAAGGAGGATTATGTATTGTTGATTGAGCCATATTGTGGCAGTAGTGATCGGAACGATGCATGGATAGAAATTGTAACAGACCTAAATCTTGACGTTGTTGGAATCTGCAAGGATAATGTAACTGTCCCTTTTACTTCCAAGGACAGAATACACTTCTCACTGCGTGTCCTCTACGATGGTTCGAAATCGGCAGCTGATCAGTGTGTGTTTCAGAAGCGCAAGAATTCTAAAGTTTATAACCTTCGAGTTGAAATATCTCGTGGTAACgtcaacaaatacatacataccaggAAGCGAGACTACCAAGTCACTTGTACGTTTGAAGATTTCGCCAACAAAACAAGTTTGGCGTCACGGAGTTTATGGCGTCTCATAGCTCCCAAGGAACTGCAGTCTCACCAAGGAGCAAAAGCATCATCCGTGATAACTATGGACGTGGTCGACATTCTCAGTCGCCGGATCCACCGAATACCTCTTGGTAAGAAGATTCGACTCCGGCTGATCTCAGATGGTGCAGCGGGTGAGCTGGGAATCCGACCCTCGTCGTGTGACATAGTGGGATCGGCAACTGCCCACAGGTACGCCCTGCTCAGAGCAGGATGTGGTGATGGAATTATTTTTCCACGAGGTAGTGGCTTCACCTCAAATGGTCTGAAAGCCGTTAGTCCTTACTTTGAGTCGGTAGGACTGTCTGAAGCGTCACATCTGATGTTTGAGTGTAATTATACACTTTGTACGTCTGTGTGTAACGGCAGCTCCTGTGAAAATGAGAGGAGGAGAAGGGATGACGTGGAATACAGACTCGTCAACGTGCACAGAAGTACAGAAAAGTCATCAAGCATTCACAAAGTGGTGACAACCATAAGTTATGTCAAGCCTCCCTCTTCCAGCCTCGTCAGTCCCCTCCACTCACCTGGGATAACGTCACAGATGTCGACGACGCGAAAACTAGGCAATACTGCAGCATGTACGACGGTCACATCACCAGGGGGAGGTAATCGACATCATGCTAAGATCTCTCCACTTGTTGCTTTAGCGTCACTCGGCTTCGTcgtggttatctcccttgtcgtGGCCGTTTATCTTTTCCGGCAACGATCTTTGCGCTACATTGAGATTCACAGCAAAGTATGA
- the LOC137297686 gene encoding vitelline envelope sperm lysin receptor-like isoform X2 codes for MQCWTTDLFGQSLASDHRHHRLRLNIDCGSSPEDISVVVVGNVIVPNEPYLTKVVIKCREGVKLFTKDYSNHHNNIQYVFYATIHTTGIAHPCTFEAPNVVPGTNIQRYTATLSLHWSDYRQSHYQVKCDSNPFTTPSAPGSGISPRQSESRTDSKQFHRQTPQNTNVSPKYGSPSISTTATSPKTNGPTTSTTTSTTRLSTETSSVSGSTELGRQRKEDYVLLIEPYCGSSDRNDAWIEIVTDLNLDVVGICKDNVTVPFTSKDRIHFSLRVLYDGSKSAADQCVFQKRKNSKVYNLRVEISRGNVNKYIHTRKRDYQVTCTFEDFANKTSLASRSLWRLIAPKELQSHQGAKASSVITMDVVDILSRRIHRIPLGKKIRLRLISDGAAGELGIRPSSCDIVGSATAHRYALLRAGCGDGIIFPRGSGFTSNGLKAVSPYFESVGLSEASHLMFECNYTLCTSVCNGSSCENERRRRDDVEYRLVNVHRSTEKSSSIHKVVTTISYVKPPSSSLVSPLHSPGITSQMSTTRKLGNTAACTTVTSPGGGNRHHAKISPLVALASLGFVVVISLVVAVYLFRQRSLRYIEIHSKV; via the exons ATGCAGTGCTGGACAACGGACCTGTTCGGGCAGAGTTTG GCCAGCGACCATCGCCATCACAGACTCAGACTGAATATCGACTGCGGCTCCAGCCCTGAGGACATAAGTGTGGTGGTTGTGGGAAATGTAATAGTTCCAAACGAACCATATCTGACAAAGGTTGTGATAAAGTGCAGAGAAGGAGTCAAATTGTTCACGAAAGACTACagcaaccaccacaacaacatccaGTACGTATTCTATGCGACAATACACACAACAGGAATTGCCCATCCATGTACTTTTGAAGCCCCCAACGTAGTTCCAGGGACAAACATTCAGAGGTATACAGCAACTCTGAGTCTTCACTGGTCAGACTACCGACAAAGTCATTATCAGGTAAAATGCGATTCAAATCCTTTCACGACACCATCAGCCCCTGGAAGTGGTATTTCACCGAGGCAAAGTGAGTCCAGGACTGATTCAAAGCAGTTTCATAGACAAACACCCCAAAACACCAATGTCTCACCAAAATATGGATCACCTTCAATCTCTACCACAGCGACCTCTCCTAAGACAAATGGGCCCACAACCTCAACCACCACGTCAACAACGCGTTTATCAACTGAAACGTCGAGCGTATCCGGATCTACTGAACTCGGCCGTCAAAGGAAGGAGGATTATGTATTGTTGATTGAGCCATATTGTGGCAGTAGTGATCGGAACGATGCATGGATAGAAATTGTAACAGACCTAAATCTTGACGTTGTTGGAATCTGCAAGGATAATGTAACTGTCCCTTTTACTTCCAAGGACAGAATACACTTCTCACTGCGTGTCCTCTACGATGGTTCGAAATCGGCAGCTGATCAGTGTGTGTTTCAGAAGCGCAAGAATTCTAAAGTTTATAACCTTCGAGTTGAAATATCTCGTGGTAACgtcaacaaatacatacataccaggAAGCGAGACTACCAAGTCACTTGTACGTTTGAAGATTTCGCCAACAAAACAAGTTTGGCGTCACGGAGTTTATGGCGTCTCATAGCTCCCAAGGAACTGCAGTCTCACCAAGGAGCAAAAGCATCATCCGTGATAACTATGGACGTGGTCGACATTCTCAGTCGCCGGATCCACCGAATACCTCTTGGTAAGAAGATTCGACTCCGGCTGATCTCAGATGGTGCAGCGGGTGAGCTGGGAATCCGACCCTCGTCGTGTGACATAGTGGGATCGGCAACTGCCCACAGGTACGCCCTGCTCAGAGCAGGATGTGGTGATGGAATTATTTTTCCACGAGGTAGTGGCTTCACCTCAAATGGTCTGAAAGCCGTTAGTCCTTACTTTGAGTCGGTAGGACTGTCTGAAGCGTCACATCTGATGTTTGAGTGTAATTATACACTTTGTACGTCTGTGTGTAACGGCAGCTCCTGTGAAAATGAGAGGAGGAGAAGGGATGACGTGGAATACAGACTCGTCAACGTGCACAGAAGTACAGAAAAGTCATCAAGCATTCACAAAGTGGTGACAACCATAAGTTATGTCAAGCCTCCCTCTTCCAGCCTCGTCAGTCCCCTCCACTCACCTGGGATAACGTCACAGATGTCGACGACGCGAAAACTAGGCAATACTGCAGCATGTACGACGGTCACATCACCAGGGGGAGGTAATCGACATCATGCTAAGATCTCTCCACTTGTTGCTTTAGCGTCACTCGGCTTCGTcgtggttatctcccttgtcgtGGCCGTTTATCTTTTCCGGCAACGATCTTTGCGCTACATTGAGATTCACAGCAAAGTATGA